A window from Drosophila yakuba strain Tai18E2 chromosome 3L, Prin_Dyak_Tai18E2_2.1, whole genome shotgun sequence encodes these proteins:
- the LOC6532230 gene encoding RING-box protein 1B, whose translation MAEEMEVEETEDFHDMEVDDEEPSCSGAAGQARTERFVVKKWVAHAMWGWDVAVDNCAICRNHIMNLCIECQADPNANQDECTVAWGECNHAFHYHCIARWLKTRLVCPLDNKEWVYQKYGH comes from the coding sequence ATGGCCGAGGAGATGGAGGTTGAGGAGACGGAGGACTTCCACGACATGGAAGTCGATGACGAAGAGCCATCCTGTAGTGGAGCAGCTGGCCAAGCCAGGACGGAGCGCTTTGTGGTGAAGAAGTGGGTGGCGCACGCCATGTGGGGATGGGACGTAGCGGTGGACAACTGTGCCATCTGCCGTAACCACATCATGAACCTGTGCATCGAGTGCCAGGCGGACCCGAATGCAAACCAGGACGAGTGCACTGTGGCTTGGGGCGAGTGCAACCACGCTTTCCACTACCACTGCATCGCGCGCTGGTTGAAGACGCGCCTTGTCTGCCCGCTGGACAACAAGGAGTGGGTGTACCAGAAGTACGGCCACTAG
- the LOC6532233 gene encoding uncharacterized protein LOC6532233: protein MGIEFVMQLLYGTALLTAIMVAPLVTLELDVVVNKSDQHTTKTGYLRVLIYVSVSLVLTAMALMPHLVTSAGWRKRNSMKMFLAMLPWMLLCCIQFLINSMLQLKEIFNVASGRRQKDLVYALCFYCALFGLALEQMLHWNVVYHLMTDGIITSIFNVRLPLLVA, encoded by the coding sequence ATGGGTATCGAATTCGTGATGCAGCTGCTCTACGGAACGGCGCTTCTGACTGCAATCATGGTGGCTCCTTTGGTCACGCTGGAGCTAGACGTGGTCGTGAACAAAAGTGACCAGCACACCACAAAAACTGGCTATTTGCGAGTTTTGATTTACGTAAGCGTTTCACTCGTGCTGACCGCCATGGCATTGATGCCCCACCTGGTGACCTCGGCGGGTTGGCGAAAACGAAATTCGATGAAGATGTTCCTGGCAATGCTTCCCTGGATGCTGCTGTGCTGCATTCAGTTCCTAATAAACTCGATGCTGCAGCTCAAGGAGATTTTCAACGTGGCGAGCGGGAGACGCCAAAAGGACTTGGTCTACGCCCTGTGCTTCTACTGCGCCTTATTTGGCTTGGCCCTGGAGCAGATGCTCCACTGGAACGTTGTTTACCATTTGATGACCGACGGGATAATAACAAGCATCTTCAACGTCCGACTGCCGTTATTAGTGGCCTAA
- the LOC6532229 gene encoding zinc finger matrin-type protein 4: protein MSSPGFLSGFHIPHLAPGESLSIGVDRATNESAPAEEISTSNRLVAPGKRTGNPNDDCTRPHMKRKAKCMEQDSLEADGKLVMFPGRDESYPEELNRLIGPLNCQLCKVQVTSRKCARDHYESKAHDRHISAWLAKNYTDVGLQAPPVKRMAKQGPTGPNAFHCDLCHLDLTSSMHARQHYLGRKHKRVEQGISKPSGSMSAAEGVPTSAGRHGIGSLFLKTESSTKDAPTEAMLSENSPIKSNDNERTCKLCKIVVTSAPQMQVHLAGARHQKNLRTIGQDQNQSGDVRHPEALPPLAEKLDAAEQALYRTPIGQYYCQPCNMMMNHVTTLQQHLIGKKHLKTVKNLPQTEKSA, encoded by the coding sequence ATGAGTTCCCCCGGGTTCCTCAGTGGCTTCCACATTCCGCATCTGGCACCGGGAGAGTCCCTCAGTATTGGAGTGGATAGAGCCACGAACGAGTCTGCGCCAGCGGAGGAAATTTCCACCAGTAACAGGCTGGTTGCACCTGGTAAACGAACGGGCAACCCTAATGATGACTGCACCAGGCCCCACATGAAACGGAAAGCTAAGTGCATGGAGCAGGATTCATTGGAGGCTGACGGCAAATTGGTCATGTTTCCCGGACGCGACGAGAGCTATCCGGAGGAGCTGAACCGGCTGATTGGGCCACTGAACTGTCAGCTGTGCAAGGTGCAGGTGACCTCGAGGAAGTGCGCCCGGGATCACTACGAATCGAAGGCCCACGACCGACACATCAGCGCCTGGCTGGCCAAGAACTACACGGATGTGGGACTGCAGGCGCCTCCAGTGAAGCGAATGGCCAAGCAAGGACCCACCGGCCCAAACGCCTTTCACTGCGACCTCTGCCACCTGGACCTTACCTCCTCGATGCACGCCCGCCAGCATTACTTGGGTCGAAAGCACAAGCGTGTGGAGCAGGGGATCTCGAAGCCATCCGGCAGTATGTCCGCGGCGGAAGGAGTGCCTACGTCGGCTGGTCGTCACGGCATAGGGAGTCTGTTCCTCAAGACGGAGAGTTCAACCAAAGATGCCCCAACGGAGGCGATGCTATCGGAGAACAGCCCGATCAAGTCGAACGACAATGAGCGCACCTGCAAACTGTGCAAAATAGTGGTTACCTCTGCCCCCCAAATGCAGGTCCACTTGGCTGGAGCCAGACACCAAAAGAACTTGAGGACCATTGGCCAGGATCAGAATCAGTCAGGAGATGTCCGTCATCCGGAGGCGCTGCCCCCCCTAGCGGAGAAATTAGATGCCGCCGAACAGGCCTTGTATCGCACTCCAATTGGTCAGTACTACTGCCAGCCCTGCAACATGATGATGAACCATGTGACCACCTTGCAACAGCACCTCATTGGCAAGAAGCACCTGAAGACGGTAAAAAACCTTCCCCAAACTGAGAAGAGCGCGTAA
- the LOC6532232 gene encoding uncharacterized protein LOC6532232 → MNDATYPGYYGGNQLHLLPLSHPHPSHPHQDLSLSTPVHSLEQDSNFGGFFDDELVIGSGSGITSASAANGTASGTAMWLPDGGNRSPSEVAVESQPNQGIPFVQIHTTDLQQPEKSYRNAFRRRTAEIKSEELIKSELAEAAAKDRLNATPTPPTRNSSCASVEGKAMVQEGPPLILRCPNCPFLSLCQVRLQQHLNQGNCYMEQHRKQCPGCSNIFYTSDALSLHLSLDHQMEDNETLTLVSGKVTEAQTKKQTQMSQAQNRPKSRIFIKSVDCLREPLPDFSPLMPDSGSTANILDLLEGVAVGASPTEQTMPPAPAANLPAPPPKPSQKISIKSVDVLREPALLPFDFQLQNHSLITDNSLLEVPDVGGEPEKPRQPKIYIRNVDILKEPMVLPSALPGLGFNSSMPSATDPGQSVLTVGGADGDVFQAETLLTPTCQLPGFEPSLAPLAQMCNDAFPFDSVLNGNGAPASNLESTRFSALDLDFGVDFVSEEATPPPPLNDPLTIMEPQPVQLEHYLPPTAPITTKQKIFIKNVDILKAPQRGTLHLRTVDELNLMNRTEVEHLIVPNLEPMAMTMMELPPVQQQPIEVNSQLKGPPQTLGEFQPSISGSWPSEDGYDLAEDLECWPWMDDAVPEAGLGLPTPSEVADAPPLDGLAHTAEDLLVKDFAQLYAAPPEDTQNAEDATAAGGRGPVPPLVPVTSLGGTTSVAQSAPLGSLPVPPLVPLAADMTPATEKPARIYVANNLLPTAVDPPLLGGGTSVRGRPYGAKHSGGAAAKRKPSQGPNQVPEGGKCVVEGCMFRFKSPATLEYHGRCHNGSLSSNQPMVCPECKSSNFSNWNCLHTHLWRTHQIDMELYSCQLCSFKTPIYSRLVNTHAKIHSEERNYKCEQCGKGFKNTKQLKNHRRLHRTQGLGMGKQSNEQIFAGPEANPVVMHRCEDCGAAFKQKKTLREHLCKERNEQLECPECQRRFGSKSSLRLHLRSHQDQKRFRCDTCDHETSDHNAFRRHLATHKERKRYSCPHCDFRAIQSTAFRIHLQKRHPEQELSAIIYKCDQCNFTSINQGLLQVHQAKHEAGNPSQTVAPSQIDVPVAKQSQIKVESNLVLAHSSTKVATQVVKDQENILQAS, encoded by the exons ATGAACGATGCGACCTATCCGGGATATTACGGCGGCAACCAG CTGCATTTGCTCCCGCTGtcgcatccgcatccttcACATCCGCACCAGGACCTGTCGCTTTCCACGCCGGTTCACTCCTTGGAGCAGGACTCCAACTTTGGCGGATTCTTCGACGACGAGCTGGTCATCGGATCGGGATCCGGAATTACCTCTGCGTCTGCTGCAAATGGCACCGCTTCCGGAACTGCTATGTGGCTGCCCGATGGCGGGAACCGATCACCTTCCGAGGTGGCGGTGGAATCCCAGCCCAATCAGGGCATTCCTTTTGTCCAGATCCACACCACCGACTTGCAGCAACCGGAGAAGAGCTACCGCAATGCCTTCCGCAGGCGCACGGCGGAGATCAAGTCGGAGGAACTGATCAAGTCGGAACTTGCGGAAGCGGCGGCCAAGGATCGTCTGAATGCAACGCCAACGCCACCAACTCGGAATTCCAGCTGCGCCAGCGTGGAGGGCAAGGCTATGGTTCAGGAAGGCCCGCCTCTTATCCTGCGCTGTCCCAATTGTCCATTCTTAAGCCTCTGCCAGGTGCGCCTCCAACAGCATCTTAACCAGGGCAACTGCTATATGGAGCAGCACAGGAAACAGTGTCCAG GCTGCTCAAACATCTTCTACACCAGCGATGCGCTCAGCTTGCACCTCAGCTTGGACCATCAAATGGAGGACAATGAGACACTCACTCTGGTGAGCGGAAAAGTCACGGAAGCACAGACTAAGAAGCAGACACAAATGTCGCAAGCCCAAAACCGACCCAAGAGTCGCATCTTTATAAAGAGCGTGGACTGCCTGAGGGAGCCACTCCCGGATTTCTCGCCCTTAATGCCGGATAGCGGGTCCACCGCTAACATTCTTGATCTGCTGGAAGGAGTGGCGGTGGGTGCATCGCCGACCGAACAGACTATGCCACCAGCACCTGCAGCGAATTTACCCGCTCCGCCGCCAAAGCCCAGCCAGAAGATCTCCATCAAGAGCGTGGACGTGCTCAGGGAGCCTGCCTTGCTGCCGTTCGACTTCCAGCTGCAGAATCATTCCCTCATCACGGACAACAGTCTTCTTGAAGTTCCTGATGTGGGCGGGGAGCCGGAGAAGCCGCGTCAGCCGAAGATTTATATCCGCAATGTGGACATCCTCAAGGAACCGATGGTTCTGCCATCTGCTCTCCCCGGCCTGGGATTTAATAGCAGCATGCCGTCGGCAACAGACCCCGGACAAAGTGTACTAACTGTGGGAGGAGCGGATGGTGATGTCTTTCAGGCGGAGACTCTACTCACGCCCACGTGCCAGCTTCCAGGATTCGAGCCCAGTCTCGCCCCGCTGGCACAGATGTGTAACGATGCATTTCCGTTTGATTCTGTGCTGAATGGCAATGGAGCGCCTGCCTCCAATCTGGAAAGCACGCGTTTCAGCGCCTTGGACCTAGATTTTGGAGTGGATTTTGTTTCGGAAGAGGCAACTCCGCCGCCTCCCCTCAATGATCCACTGACCATAATGGAACCACAACCTGTCCAGCTGGAGCACTACTTGCCGCCAACGGCTCCCATCACCACCAAGCAAAAGATTTTCATCAAAAACGTGGACATTTTGAAGGCACCGCAGAGGGGCACCTTGCACCTGCGCACTGTGGACGAACTGAACCTGATGAATCGCACCGAGGTGGAGCATTTAATCGTGCCCAATCTGGAACCGATGGCCATGACCATGATGGAGCTTCCGCccgtgcagcagcagcctaTAGAAGTGAATTCACAGCTCAAGGGGCCACCGCAAACGCTTGGCGAATTCCAACCGTCTATTAGCGGTAGTTGGCCCAGCGAGGATGGCTATGACCTAGCTGAGGATCTGGAGTGCTGGCCCTGGATGGATGATGCTGTACCAGAAGCTGGACTCGGTCTGCCTACACCCAGTGAAGTGGCTGATGCTCCGCCACTCGATGGTTTGGCTCACACTGCAGAGGATCTGCTGGTCAAGGATTTTGCGCAGTTGTACGCCGCACCGCCGGAGGACACACAAAACGCAGAAGATGCAACTGCAGCCGGAGGGCGAGGGCCAGTGCCACCTCTCGTACCGGTAACATCCTTGGGAGGAACGACCTCTGTAGCTCAAAGTGCACCCTTGGGTAGTTTGCCGGTTCCGCCGCTGGTTCCCTTGGCGGCCGATATGACTCCTGCAACCGAAAAGCCAGCCCGCATCTATGTGGCCAATAATCTCCTTCCCACTGCCGTGGATCCACCGCTGCTTGGAGGCGGCACCTCGGTCAGGGGCCGTCCCTACGGAGCCAAGCACTCTGGGGGAGCAGCTGCCAAAAGGAAACCCTCTCAGGGGCCCAATCAGGTGCCAGAGGGAGGCAAGTGCGTGGTGGAGGGGTGTATGTTCCGCTTTAAATCGCCCGCAACTTTGGAGTATCACGGCAGATGCCACAATGGATCCCTCAGCTCAAACCAACCCATGGTGTGCCCGGAATGCAAGTCCAGCAACTTCAGCAATTGGAACTGTCTGCATACGCACCTCTGGCGGACCCACCAGATCGACATGGAGCTGTACTCCTGCCAGCTGTGCAGCTTTAAGACGCCCATCTATTCGCGTCTCGTGAACACCCACGCTAAGATCCACTCGGAGGAGCGAAACTATAAGTGCGAGCAGTGCGGCAAGGGATTCAAGAACACCAAGCAACTGAAGAACCACCGTCGCTTGCATCGCACGCAAGGATTGGGCATGGGAAAGCAGTCGAATGAGCAGATTTTCGCCGGACCAGAAGCCAATCCCGTCGTTATGCATCGCTGCGAGGATTGCGGAGCCGCCTTCAAGCAGAAGAAAACGCTGAGGGAGCACTTATGCAAGGAGCGAAACGAACAGCTGGAGTGCCCCGAGTGCCAGCGCCGCTTTGGTTCCAAGAGCAGTCTGAGACTGCATCTTCGGAGCCATCAGGACCAGAAGCGCTTCCGCTGCGACACCTGCGACCATGAGACCAGCGATCACAACGCTTTTCGGCGCCACCTAGCCACGCACAAGGAGAGGAAACGCTACTCCTGCCCGCACTGCGACTTCCGAGCCATCCAGAGCACCGCCTTTCGG ATACACCTTCAGAAGCGCCATCCTGAACAGGAGCTGTCCGCAATCATTTACAAGTGCGACCAGTGCAACTTCACCAGCATCAATCAGGGCCTGCTGCAGGTTCACCAGGCCAAGCATGAAGCCGGAAATCCAAGTCAAACTGTAGCTCCATCCCAGATTGATGTCCCAGTGGCGAAACAATCACAGATCAAGGTGGAGAGCAACTTGGTGCTCGCTCATTCCAGTACAAAAGTGGCTACGCAGGTGGTCAAGGATCAGGAGAACATCCTGCAGGCTTCCTAG
- the LOC6532231 gene encoding cell division cycle 5-like protein yields the protein MPRIMIKGGVWRNTEDEILKAAVMKYGKNQWSRIASLLHRKSAKQCKARWYEWLDPSIKKTEWSREEDEKLLHLAKLMPTQWRTIAPIIGRTAAQCLERYEYLLDQAQRKEDGEDTMDDPRKLKPGEIDPNPETKPARPDPKDMDEDELEMLSEARARLANTQGKKAKRKAREKQLEEARRLATLQKRRELRAAGIGSGNRKRIKGIDYNAEIPFEKRPALGFYDTSEEHLQKNEPDFNKMRQQDLDGELRSEKEERERKRDKQKLKQRKENEVPTAMLQNVEPERKRSKLVLPTPQISDMELQQVVKLGRASEMAKEIAGESGIETTDALLADYSITPQVAATPRTPAPYTDRIMQEAQNMMALTHTETPLKGGLNTPLHESDFSGVLPKAASIATPNTVIATPFRTQREGGAATPGGFLTPSSGALVPVKGAGGATGAVNTPAYVRDKLSINPEESMGVTETPAHYKNYQKQLKSTLRDGLSTLPAPRNDYEIVVPEQEESEGVETRSEPAVEDQADVDARLLAEQEARRKRELEKRSQVIQRSLPRPTEVNTKILRPQSEKQNLTEQQQAEELIKHEMITMQLYDSVKDPVPGQSQHKLEQLQSYFKANPYEDISQQDLAKARQMLTEEMEVVKERMAHGELPLDVYAQVWQECLGQVLYLPSQHRYTRANLASKKDRLESAEKRLETNRRHMAKEAKRCGKIEKKLKILTGGYQARAQVLIKQLQDTYGQIEQNSVSLSTFRFLGEQEAIAVPRRLESLQEDVRRQMDREKELQQKYASLVEERDSLYSQIEQITGVRPTAQQLLPDQEA from the exons ATGCCGCGAATAATGATCAAGGGCGGCGTGTGGCGCAACACGGAG GATGAAATCCTCAAAGCTGCGGTCATGAAATATGGCAAGAACCAGTGGAGTCGTATTGCCTCCCTGCTGCACAGGAAGTCCGCCAAGCAGTGCAAGGCCAGGTGGTACGAGTGGCTGGATCCCAGCATCAAGAAGACCGAGTGGTCCCGCGAGGAGGACGAGAAGCTGCTCCACTTGGCCAAGCTGATGCCGACGCAGTGGCGCACCATAGCCCCGATCATCGGACGGACGGCAGCTCAGTGCCTGGAGCGCTACGAATACTTGCT AGACCAAGCCCAGCGCAAAGAGGATGGCGAGGACACCATGGACGATCCACGCAAGCTGAAGCCCGGAGAGATCGACCCCAATCCGGAGACCAAGCCGGCGCGACCCGATCCCAAAGACATGGACGAGGACGAGCTGGAAATGCTGTCCGAGGCACGCGCCCGCTTGGCCAATACGCAGGGCAAGAAGGCCAAGCGTAAGGCACGCGAAAAGCAACTGGAGGAAGCCCGCCGCCTGGCCACTCTCCAGAAGCGGCGAGAGCTCCGTGCCGCCGGCATTGGCAGCGGAAATCGCAAGCGAATCAAGGGAATCGACTACAACGCCGAGATTCCCTTCGAAAAGCGTCCTGCCCTCGGATTCTACGACACTTCCGAGGAGCATTTGCAGAAAAATGAACCCGACTTCAACAAGATGCGGCAGCAGGATCTGGATGGAGAACTCCGCTCAGAGAAGGAGGAACGCGAACGTAAGCGGGACAAGCAGAAGCTGAAGCAGCGCAAGGAGAACGAAGTGCCCACCGCCATGCTGCAAAACGTGGAGCCCGAGCGGAAGCGTTCCAAACTGGTGCTGCCCACGCCGCAGATCTCCGACATGGAGCTGCAGCAGGTGGTCAAGCTGGGACGCGCCAGTGAGATGGCGAAGGAAATTGCCGGCGAGAGCGGCATAGAGACGACGGATGCTTTGCTAGCCGACTACTCCATCACACCCCAGGTGGCAGCCACTCCACGTACTCCGGCTCCGTACACCGATCGCATCATGCAGGAGGCCCAGAACATGATGGCCCTCACCCACACAGAGACGCCGCTCAAAGGCGGCCTAAACACTCCGCTGCACGAGTCCGACTTCTCTGGCGTGCTGCCCAAGGCGGCCTCCATCGCCACGCCCAACACAGTGATTGCAACGCCGTTTAGAACCCAGCGCGAGGGCGGTGCAGCTACGCCCGGAGGATTCCTAACGCCCTCCTCCGGCGCCCTAGTTCCTGTAAAGGGGGCTGGAGGAGCTACGGGTGCCGTCAACACACCTGCCTACGTGAGGGACAAGCTGAGCATCAATCCTGAGGAGAGTATGGGCGTCACCGAGACCCCAGCCCATTACAAAAACTACCAAAAGCAACTTAAGTCCACTCTGCGTGACGGTCTGTCCACGCTGCCCGCTCCGCGGAATGACTACGAGATCGTGGTGCCCGAGCAGGAGGAAAGCGAAGGCGTCGAAACCAGGTCAGAGCCCGCCGTCGAAGATCAGGCGGATGTCGACGCCAGGTTACTGGCGGAACAAGAGGCGCGGCGAAAGCGGGAACTAGAGAAGCGCTCCCAGGTTATTCAGCGTAGTCTCCCGCGACCCACTGAAGTGAACACCAAGATTCTGCGCCCGCAGTCCGAGAAACAGAACCTTACGGAACAGCAGCAGGCCGAAGAGCTGATTAAACACGAAATGATTACCATGCAGC TGTACGACTCGGTGAAGGATCCCGTGCCGGGTCAGTCACAGCACAAGCTGGAACAGCTACAAAGCTACTTTAAGGCCAATCCCTACGAGGACATCTCTCAGCAAGATCTGGCCAAGGCCAGACAAATGCTCACCGAGGAAATGGAGGTGGTGAAGGAGCGCATGGCGCATGGCGAACTGCCCCTGGACGTTTACGCCCAGGTGTGGCAAGAGTGCCTCGGGCAGGTACTCTACCTGCCCTCCCAACATCGCTACACACGCGCCAATCTGGCCAGCAAGAAGGATCGCTTAGAGTCTGCCGAGAAGCGGCTAGAGACCAACCGCCGCCACATGGCCAAGGAAGCCAAGCGCTGCGGCAAGATCGAGAAGAAGCTGAAGATTCTCACCGGCGGCTACCAGGCGCGCGCCCAGGTGCTGATTAAGCAGCTCCAGGACACGTACGGCCAGATAGAGCAGAACTCGGTCTCACTCTCGACATTCCGCTTCTTGGGCGAACAGGAGGCCATCGCTGTGCCGCGGCGCCTGGAATCGCTGCAAGAGGACGTGCGTCGCCAGATGGACCGCGAGAaggagctgcagcagaagTACGCTAGTTTGGTAGAAGAGCGCGATTCGCTCTACTCACAAATCGAACAAATCACTGGCGTTAGGCCTACGGCCCAGCAGCTCCTGCCCGACCAGGAAGCGTAA